Proteins encoded by one window of Mycolicibacterium cosmeticum:
- a CDS encoding FhaA domain-containing protein, whose amino-acid sequence MGLADRIERRLESTVGDAFARVFGGSIVPQEVEALLRREAEAHAREVGGGRILAPNDYVITLSDTDYQNVSADPERTSSTFARHLRGFIHDQGWQTYGDVVVRFEAASTLHTGQFRARGAVNPDSSTGTPAPPQHDRPSTAQPGVPAMTDNPSYRGQGQGRPGDEQYDERYRQQEEQRGGYPPEHGAHPDQGGYPPRQGGYPDQGYPPPPAPPSYEQRPPAGYGQQPPAGYPDQGYRQQPPTGYPQPPASPPPGYGEYDYGRPPAPPRPDEGYGRPPAPPAPPYEQPSYPDQGGYPDQGGYGRDYGRQDYAAPAAPPAPDYGRYGEPPAAPGYPDTGYGEPEGYGQGYGQPAGQPAAQPGYGQDYGQGYGAEPAAPAAYGGYAGAGATVTLQLDDGSGRTYQLREGANVIGRGQDAQFRLPDTGVSRRHLEIRWDGQVALLSDLNSTNGTTVNNAPVQEWQLADGDVIRLGHSEIIVRVH is encoded by the coding sequence ATGGGTCTGGCAGACCGTATCGAACGTCGCCTCGAGTCGACCGTCGGCGACGCTTTCGCCCGGGTCTTCGGCGGATCCATCGTTCCGCAGGAAGTCGAAGCGCTGTTGCGTCGTGAAGCCGAGGCCCATGCCCGTGAAGTCGGCGGCGGCCGCATTTTGGCCCCCAACGACTACGTCATTACGCTCAGCGACACTGATTACCAGAACGTGAGCGCCGATCCGGAACGGACGTCGTCGACATTTGCCAGGCACCTACGAGGTTTCATTCATGACCAGGGATGGCAAACGTATGGTGATGTGGTCGTCAGGTTCGAGGCCGCATCGACGCTGCACACCGGACAGTTTCGTGCCCGTGGAGCGGTCAACCCCGACTCGTCCACCGGCACGCCTGCCCCACCACAGCACGACCGCCCGTCCACCGCACAACCAGGAGTACCAGCGATGACCGACAACCCGAGCTACCGCGGCCAGGGACAGGGGCGGCCCGGCGACGAACAGTACGACGAGCGCTACCGCCAGCAGGAAGAGCAGCGCGGCGGCTACCCGCCCGAGCACGGTGCCCACCCCGACCAGGGTGGTTACCCGCCGCGCCAGGGCGGCTACCCGGACCAGGGCTACCCGCCGCCGCCGGCCCCGCCGTCCTACGAGCAGCGTCCGCCGGCCGGATACGGCCAACAGCCGCCCGCCGGCTACCCCGACCAGGGTTACCGCCAGCAGCCGCCGACCGGTTATCCGCAGCCGCCGGCCTCTCCGCCGCCCGGCTACGGCGAATACGACTACGGCCGCCCGCCGGCCCCGCCGCGCCCGGACGAGGGCTACGGACGCCCGCCCGCTCCCCCGGCGCCGCCCTATGAGCAGCCGTCCTACCCGGATCAGGGCGGCTACCCCGATCAGGGTGGCTACGGTCGCGATTACGGCCGCCAGGACTACGCCGCGCCCGCTGCACCGCCGGCACCGGACTACGGCCGCTACGGTGAGCCGCCCGCGGCCCCCGGCTACCCGGACACCGGCTACGGCGAGCCCGAGGGCTACGGCCAGGGCTACGGACAGCCGGCCGGCCAACCGGCCGCGCAGCCGGGGTACGGCCAGGACTACGGACAGGGTTACGGGGCCGAGCCCGCGGCTCCCGCCGCGTACGGCGGCTACGCCGGTGCCGGGGCGACGGTGACGCTGCAGCTCGACGACGGCAGTGGCCGCACCTACCAGCTGCGCGAGGGTGCCAACGTGATCGGCCGCGGGCAGGACGCCCAGTTCCGGCTGCCCGACACCGGGGTGTCGCGCCGTCATCTGGAGATCCGCTGGGACGGTCAGGTCGCGCTGTTGTCGGACCTGAACTCCACCAACGGCACCACGGTGAACAACGCCCCGGTGCAGGAGTGGCAGCTGGCCGACGGCGACGTCATCCGACTGGGCCACTCCGAGATCATCGTCCGCGTCCACTGA
- a CDS encoding FHA domain-containing protein FhaB/FipA, producing the protein MQGLVLQLTRVGFLLLLWLFIWSVLRILRTDIYAPTGAVMVRRGLALRGSLLPNRQRRHIARHMVVTEGALAGTRITLGSQPVLIGRADDSTLVLTDDYASTRHARLSPRGSEWYVEDLGSTNGTYLDRAKVTTAVRVPMGTPVRIGKTVIELRP; encoded by the coding sequence ATGCAGGGGCTAGTTCTGCAGCTGACACGGGTCGGTTTCCTGCTGCTGCTGTGGTTGTTCATCTGGTCGGTGCTGCGCATCCTGCGCACCGATATCTACGCCCCGACCGGGGCGGTGATGGTGCGCCGCGGGCTGGCGCTGCGGGGATCACTGCTGCCCAACCGGCAGCGGCGCCACATCGCCAGGCACATGGTCGTCACCGAGGGAGCGCTCGCCGGCACCCGGATCACCCTGGGCAGCCAACCGGTGCTCATCGGACGGGCCGACGACTCGACGCTGGTGCTCACCGACGACTATGCGTCGACACGGCACGCCAGGCTGTCCCCGCGGGGCTCGGAATGGTATGTCGAGGACCTAGGATCGACCAACGGTACATACCTTGACAGGGCGAAGGTGACGACGGCGGTAAGGGTTCCGATGGGAACGCCGGTACGAATCGGCAAGACGGTAATCGAGTTGCGGCCGTGA
- a CDS encoding PP2C family protein-serine/threonine phosphatase: MTLVLRYAARSDRGLVRANNEDSVYAGARLLALADGMGGHAAGEVASQLVIAALAHLDDDEPGGDLLKKLDDAVHEGNSAIAAHVEADPELEGMGTTLTAILFAGSRLGLVHIGDSRGYLLRDGELTQITKDDTFVQTLVDEGRITAEEAHSHPQRSLIMRALTGHEVEPTLIVREARAGDRYLLCSDGLSDPVSHDTIHEALLIPDVVDSADRLIELALRGGGPDNVTVVVADVVDYDYGQTQPILAGAVSGEDDDTLPPNTAAGRASAFNPRRIAPKRVVTQQEELPKAHRSKRRLVIAGVVVLLVVLAGLAVAREIIRNNYYVGERDGTVSIMRGVQGSFLGMALQEPFLVGCLNPRNELSLISFGQSKDNLNCELLGVDDIRESERAQVTAGLPAGSLDDAINQINELVRSSLLPICAPPAPAPKPTPKPAPAPTTSGAPAPSTTGAPTPSTTGAPKDTAAPDTSTAPAPAPTAAPTPGPTPPPTAGSPSPVPPPTTVSPPPTTQAPTVTALPPSPPEPGTTCRTAS, translated from the coding sequence GTGACACTAGTTCTACGGTATGCGGCGCGCAGCGACCGCGGACTGGTGCGCGCGAACAACGAGGACTCGGTGTACGCGGGTGCGCGGCTGCTGGCATTGGCCGACGGCATGGGTGGTCACGCCGCGGGCGAGGTGGCCTCCCAGCTGGTGATCGCGGCGCTGGCCCACCTGGACGACGACGAGCCGGGCGGTGATCTGCTCAAGAAGCTCGACGACGCAGTGCACGAAGGCAACTCGGCCATCGCCGCACACGTGGAGGCCGACCCGGAACTGGAGGGCATGGGCACCACGCTCACGGCCATCCTGTTCGCGGGCAGCCGGCTGGGCCTGGTGCACATCGGCGACTCCCGCGGCTACCTGCTGCGCGACGGCGAGCTGACCCAGATCACCAAGGACGACACCTTCGTCCAAACCCTGGTGGACGAGGGCCGCATCACCGCCGAGGAGGCACACAGCCATCCGCAGCGGTCGCTCATCATGCGCGCCCTGACTGGGCACGAGGTGGAGCCCACCCTGATCGTCCGGGAGGCCCGCGCCGGCGACCGGTACCTGCTGTGTTCGGACGGCCTGTCCGACCCGGTCAGCCACGACACCATCCACGAGGCGCTGCTAATACCGGATGTGGTGGACAGCGCGGACCGGCTCATCGAACTGGCCCTGCGCGGCGGCGGCCCGGACAACGTCACCGTGGTGGTGGCCGACGTCGTCGACTACGACTACGGCCAGACCCAGCCGATCCTGGCCGGGGCCGTGTCCGGGGAGGACGATGACACGCTCCCCCCTAATACCGCGGCGGGGCGGGCATCGGCGTTCAACCCCCGCCGCATCGCCCCGAAAAGGGTTGTGACGCAGCAGGAGGAACTCCCAAAAGCACACCGCTCCAAGCGGCGTCTGGTGATAGCGGGAGTCGTGGTGTTGTTGGTCGTGCTGGCCGGCTTGGCGGTCGCACGGGAGATCATCCGCAACAACTACTACGTCGGTGAGCGCGACGGCACCGTTTCGATCATGCGGGGGGTGCAGGGCTCGTTTCTGGGCATGGCCCTGCAGGAACCGTTTCTGGTCGGCTGCCTCAACCCGCGAAATGAATTGTCGCTGATCAGCTTCGGCCAGTCCAAGGACAACCTGAACTGTGAACTGCTGGGTGTCGACGACATCCGCGAATCCGAACGCGCGCAGGTGACGGCGGGCCTGCCCGCGGGCAGCCTGGACGACGCGATCAACCAGATCAACGAGTTGGTCCGCAGCTCGCTGCTGCCGATCTGCGCGCCGCCGGCTCCCGCCCCGAAGCCGACGCCGAAACCTGCCCCGGCACCCACGACGTCGGGAGCGCCGGCGCCCAGCACGACAGGCGCGCCGACGCCGAGCACGACAGGCGCGCCGAAGGACACCGCCGCCCCCGACACCAGCACAGCACCGGCGCCCGCGCCGACCGCCGCGCCGACGCCGGGGCCCACTCCCCCGCCCACCGCTGGGTCTCCCTCGCCCGTGCCCCCACCCACCACTGTGTCTCCCCCGCCCACCACCCAGGCACCGACCGTCACGGCCCTGCCTCCCTCACCGCCGGAGCCGGGCACCACCTGCCGGACGGCGTCATGA
- a CDS encoding FtsW/RodA/SpoVE family cell cycle protein, whose protein sequence is MTTAPQSPVAVTPPLPNRRNAELGLLGFAAAITTVALLIVEANQEQGLSWDLLQYTVAYLALFAGAHLAIRRFAPYADPLLLPVVALLNGLGLVMIHRLDLAAAPLNPDSPTANQQMLWTLVGVIAFSAIVIAVPDHRVLARYGYLCGLTGLALLVIPALLPARFSEQNGAKIWIQFPGFSIQPAEFSKILLLIFFSAVLVDKRELFISAGKHVLGMDLPRPRDLAPLLVAWIASVGVMVFEKDLGTSLLLYTSFLVLVYVATGRLSWVLIGLGLFAVGSVVAYHLFGHVRVRVQNWIDPFADPDGAGFQMVQSLFSFATGGIFGTGLGNGQPGTVPAASTDFIIAAVGEELGLVGLAGVLMLYTIVVIRGLRTAIAVRDSFGKLLAAGLASTLGIQLFIVVGGVTKLIPLTGLTTPWMSYGGSSLVANYILLAILVRISHAARRPITSSRGPNPSPIASASTEVISKT, encoded by the coding sequence ATGACCACCGCTCCCCAGTCGCCCGTCGCCGTCACACCGCCGCTGCCCAACCGGCGCAACGCCGAACTGGGGTTGCTGGGCTTCGCCGCCGCGATCACCACCGTGGCCCTGTTGATCGTCGAGGCCAACCAGGAGCAGGGCCTGAGCTGGGACCTGCTGCAGTACACCGTGGCCTACCTGGCGCTGTTCGCCGGGGCACACCTGGCGATCCGCCGGTTCGCGCCCTACGCCGACCCGCTGCTGCTGCCGGTGGTCGCCCTGCTGAATGGGTTGGGGCTGGTCATGATTCACCGCCTCGACCTGGCCGCGGCACCGCTGAACCCGGACAGCCCGACCGCCAACCAGCAGATGTTGTGGACGCTGGTCGGCGTGATCGCGTTCTCGGCGATCGTCATCGCGGTGCCCGACCACCGGGTGCTGGCCCGCTACGGATACCTCTGCGGCCTCACCGGCCTTGCGCTGCTTGTCATTCCGGCGCTGCTGCCCGCCAGGTTCTCCGAGCAGAACGGCGCCAAGATCTGGATCCAGTTCCCCGGCTTCTCGATCCAGCCGGCGGAGTTCTCCAAGATCCTGCTGCTGATCTTCTTCTCCGCCGTGCTGGTGGACAAGCGCGAACTGTTCATCAGCGCCGGAAAGCACGTGCTGGGAATGGATCTGCCGCGCCCGCGCGACCTGGCGCCCCTACTGGTGGCCTGGATCGCCTCGGTCGGGGTGATGGTGTTCGAGAAGGACCTGGGCACTTCGCTGCTGCTGTACACGTCGTTCCTGGTGCTGGTCTACGTGGCCACCGGCCGGCTGTCCTGGGTGCTCATCGGTCTTGGCCTGTTCGCGGTGGGAAGCGTTGTGGCATACCACCTTTTCGGGCACGTCCGGGTCCGGGTGCAGAACTGGATCGACCCGTTCGCCGATCCCGACGGTGCCGGCTTCCAGATGGTGCAGTCCCTGTTCAGCTTCGCCACCGGCGGCATCTTCGGCACCGGGCTGGGCAACGGTCAGCCCGGCACGGTGCCCGCCGCCTCAACGGATTTCATCATCGCTGCCGTCGGCGAAGAACTCGGCCTGGTCGGGCTGGCCGGCGTGCTGATGCTCTACACCATCGTCGTGATCCGCGGGTTGCGCACCGCGATCGCCGTGCGCGACAGCTTCGGCAAGCTGCTGGCCGCCGGGCTGGCCTCGACGCTGGGCATCCAGCTGTTCATCGTCGTCGGCGGGGTGACCAAGCTGATCCCGCTGACCGGACTGACCACCCCGTGGATGTCCTACGGCGGTTCGTCGTTGGTGGCCAACTACATCCTGCTGGCCATCCTGGTGCGCATCTCGCACGCGGCGCGCCGGCCCATCACCTCCAGCCGCGGACCCAATCCGAGCCCGATCGCATCGGCCAGCACCGAGGTGATCTCGAAGACATGA
- the pbpA gene encoding D,D-transpeptidase PbpA — MNTALRRLSVTIMVLIVLLLANATFTQVFAADGYRTDPRNQRVLLDEYSRQRGQISAGGQLLAYSVSTNGRFRFLRVYPNPLTYAPVTGFYSLQYSSTGLERAEDAILNGSDERLFGRRLADFFTGRDPRGGNVSTTINPQVQQAAWDAMERGCDGACKGAVVALEPSTGKILAMVSAPSYDPNQLASHDGSEQSAAWQKLRDNPDNPLVNRAISETYPPGSTFKVVTTAAALQAGTTPDTPLTAAARIPLPNSTATLENYGGSTCGNGPTATLREAFARSCNTAFVQLGIDTGADRLRGAARAFGLDDAPVQIPLQVADSTIGPIDDAAALGMSSIGQKDVAVTPLQNAMVAATIANDGVTMAPYLVDGLKGPDLSNIATTAPQELRRAVSPQVAATLTDLMVGAEQVTQQKGAIAGVQIASKTGTAEHGTDPRNTPPHAWYIAFAPAQAPKVAVAVLVENGGDRLSATGGAVAAPIGRATIAAALREAS, encoded by the coding sequence ATGAACACCGCGCTGCGCCGCCTGTCCGTCACGATCATGGTGCTGATCGTGCTGCTGCTCGCCAATGCCACCTTCACCCAGGTGTTCGCCGCCGACGGCTACCGCACCGACCCCCGCAATCAGCGGGTGCTGCTCGACGAGTACTCGCGCCAGCGCGGGCAGATCTCGGCCGGCGGCCAGCTGCTGGCGTACTCGGTCTCTACCAACGGCCGCTTCCGGTTCCTGCGGGTCTACCCCAACCCGCTCACCTACGCGCCCGTCACCGGCTTCTACTCGCTGCAGTACTCCAGCACGGGCCTCGAGCGCGCCGAGGACGCCATCCTCAACGGCTCCGACGAGCGGCTGTTCGGGCGGCGGCTGGCCGACTTCTTCACCGGCCGCGACCCGCGCGGCGGCAATGTCTCGACCACCATCAACCCGCAGGTGCAGCAGGCCGCCTGGGACGCGATGGAGCGCGGCTGCGACGGCGCCTGCAAGGGCGCGGTGGTGGCCCTGGAACCGTCCACCGGCAAGATCCTGGCCATGGTGTCCGCCCCGTCGTACGACCCGAACCAGCTGGCCAGCCATGACGGCAGCGAGCAATCCGCGGCCTGGCAGAAGCTGCGCGACAATCCGGACAACCCGCTGGTAAACCGCGCCATCTCCGAGACCTACCCGCCGGGGTCGACGTTCAAGGTGGTCACCACCGCGGCCGCGCTGCAGGCCGGCACCACCCCGGACACCCCACTGACGGCGGCCGCCCGCATCCCGCTGCCGAACAGCACCGCGACCCTGGAGAACTACGGCGGGTCCACCTGCGGCAACGGTCCCACCGCGACGCTGCGTGAGGCGTTCGCGCGGTCCTGCAACACCGCCTTCGTCCAGCTCGGCATCGACACCGGCGCCGACCGGCTGCGCGGGGCCGCCCGCGCGTTCGGGCTCGACGACGCCCCCGTCCAGATCCCGCTGCAGGTGGCCGACTCCACCATCGGCCCGATCGACGACGCCGCCGCACTGGGCATGTCGAGCATCGGACAAAAGGATGTCGCGGTGACACCCTTGCAGAACGCGATGGTGGCGGCCACCATCGCCAATGACGGCGTCACCATGGCGCCCTACCTCGTCGATGGCCTCAAGGGCCCTGACCTCTCGAATATCGCCACCACCGCCCCGCAGGAGCTGCGGCGGGCCGTGTCGCCGCAGGTCGCGGCTACACTGACTGATCTGATGGTGGGCGCCGAGCAGGTGACACAGCAGAAGGGAGCCATCGCCGGCGTGCAGATCGCATCGAAGACGGGCACCGCCGAACACGGAACGGATCCCCGCAACACCCCGCCCCATGCCTGGTACATCGCATTCGCCCCGGCACAGGCCCCCAAAGTGGCCGTCGCCGTGCTCGTGGAGAATGGTGGGGACCGATTGTCCGCCACCGGCGGCGCGGTGGCCGCCCCGATCGGGCGAGCGACCATCGCCGCTGCCCTGCGGGAGGCATCATGA